The nucleotide sequence ATTTGTAGTCGTTACAACAACAATCAAACTTTCAAATCAAAAGGAAAGTTAATAACGTATAGGGTATTAGGGGTTCATTGACCTCTTTTGTAGTTTTGTAAAAAAGGGATCGTACACCCCACAAGATCAAATAACAATCAAAATGATTCACTCTTTCATTGGTGATTTAGGGCATATTTCAATTATTGTAGCTTTCGTTACTGCAATAATTGCTGCCATTTCATATCGCCTTACAGCAATAGAAAAAAACGAGGTTGAGAAACAACGCTGGAAAAGTCTTGCTAGAGGCTCTTTTACCATCCATGGTATTTCCGTTTTCAGTATTGTATGTATTCTATTCTACATGATTTTCAATCACTACTATGAATATCATTATGTATGGAGTCACTCTTCAAACAACTTACCGGCATATTATATAGTATCAAGTTTCTGGGAAGGACAAGAAGGTAGTTTCTTAGTTTGGTCGTTTTGGCATGTTCTAATTGCCTTTTTCATCATTAGAAAGTCTGGTGATTGGGAATTTGATGTTATGTTCATTGTCGCTGCTGTTCAAGCTTTCCTTATTTCAATGGTGCTTGGTATTACAGTTTTTGGATCAAAAATAGGCTCTTCTCCATTTATATTATTAAGAGACGCTATTGAAGCTCCGGTATTCGCTACTAATCCGAATTTTGTTCCCGAAGATGGTACTGGATTAAATCCACTACTACAAAATATTTGGATGGTGATTCACCCTCCTACCTTATTTATGGGTTTTGCTCTTACATTGGTTCCATTTGCATTTGTAATTTCAGCTTTATTGAAAAAAGATTACCAAGGTTGGGTTAAACCAAGTATGGGATGGGTAATCCTAGCTATCTCCGTTTTAGGTATTGGTATTATGATGGGTGCTTACTGGGCCTATGAAACCTTAAACTTTGGTGGTTATTGGAACTGGGACCCAGTAGAAAATGCAGTATATGTACCTTGGTTAATTTTAGTAGCAGGTCTTCATTTAATGATCATTCAACATAAGAGCTTTGCTGCTTTAAAAACTAGTATGATTCTAGTGGTAAGTGCTTTTATCTTAATTTTATATTCAACTTTTCTTACAAGATCTGGTGTATTGGGAGAGGCTTCAGTCCACTCGTTTACAGACTTAGGTCTTTCAGGACAACTATTATTATACCTTATCTTCTTTACGGCAATTGCCATTGTATTATTTGTAGGAAGATGGAAAAGTATGCCTTCAGATCCTGAAGAAGCATCTGCATATAGCCCAGAGTTCTGGTTATTCATAGGTTCTACAGTATTAACTCTTATGAGTTTCCAAGTGTTAGTACCTACTTCAATTCCTGCTTGGAATGCACTTCTTTCTAACTTTGGAATAGAATCAAATGTTGCTCCTCCAGCTGATGCAGTAGCTTTCTATACTAAATTCCAACTTTGGTTTGCGGTAGCATTAGCATTAGTATCAGGTACAACACAATTCTTCTTCTGGAAGAGATTAAATAAAGAAAACATCTGGAGTACATTATCAATACCTTATGTAGCAACTATGTTGATTACAGCATTAATCATCATTTTAGGCAATGTACACCAACCTACATACATCATCCTTTTAACCGCTGCAATATTCAGTTTAGTAGCAAATACTCAAGTATTGATTCAGTATACTAAAGGTAAAATTGCTGTATCTGGAGGTTCTGTCAGCCATATCGGGGTTGCATTGATGTTATTAGGTATCTTAAGTTCTTCTGGATACGAACAAGTGATCTCGTTGAATACTTCAGGTAGAATTTATAATAGTGAATTCCCTGAGGAAATGAACAAAGAGAATGTCCTTCTTTTTAGAGGTCACTCGAAAAGAATGGGTAAATACTACTTAACATACAAAGGTCCAAGGTTAACTTCTCAAGATGTCCCTGGATATTTCAATAAAGACTTTGTGAAGCAAAAGGCATCAGATCCTTATAAGGCAGTAGTTGTTGAAGATATTATTGTAGATGGTGAAACTAAAGCCCAAGTTGGCGATGAAATCCAAATTTACAATGAAAATATCTACTACGAGATCGAATATAAGAGTGATGATGGAGAAATGTTCTCCTTATTCCCTAGAGTTCAAGACAATGAAGATATGGGACCTATCCCATCTCCAGATATTGCCTCATTCTGGAACAAGGACATGTATACTCACATCACAAACTTAGCTGTAAGTGATGAAGAAGTAGAATGGACAATGCAAGACCCTCTGAAAATGTCTATAGGTGATACTACCTACCTAAATGATTATGTAGTAATTTTTGATGGTGTAAAACCACTTGAAAAAGCTCCAGGCTATAACATCAAACCAGAAGATGTCGCTTTACAAGCAACACTTAGAGTTTTAGTAGGAAATAACAAAAGTATCGATTTAAAACCTTCATATATTCTTACAAAAGTAAAACGTATGGGTATTGATGGTGTAATGGAAGATTGGGAAGCAGGTATGCTACCTTCAACAGATAGAGAGCTTGGTTTACGAGTTGTCTTAAAAGAAATTCTCCCTAAAGAAAACTCTTTTGTATTTACTGCTGAAACTACTCAAAAGGATTGGGTAATCATGAAAGCTGTTGAAAAACCATTCATCAGTATCCTTTGGATTGGTACTATCTTATTAGGTATAGGTACAGGTATTTCTTCATACAGACGCTTTAAAGAGGCAAAACAGAAGAATAAAGGAAGTAAAAACGCTATCAATTCTGATAAAAAAGAGAATGTGTTAGTATAATCTATACAACATTCAATTAATAAATAGACATAAAAAAGAGCAATGAATCTAGTAATTCATTGCTCTTTTTTGTATCTACAATACCCTATGGATACTTAAGTTGAGAAGAAATAGTAAATATTTTGACTACCAATCTTCTTCAGGTTTAGCAGGTGTATTTGCATCTTGTTCATCATCTGGTAAACTATCCATTGGATTTTCCTCTTGACTTTCAGCTGCAGCTGCTTCCTCTTTTTCTAATTCCTTTTGTAGTCTGATCTGCTCTAATGAATCTTCTTTCGCTACTTTCAATAAAGAATCTGATTCATATTTTGCTAACTGACTATTATATTTTTCATCCAGAACCCTTTTTGGAATCATATAATTTTTAGGTTTCCAGATCTCGTACCATTTTCTTTTTACTAAATACATTGAATCAGGTACAATAAAGAAACCAGCTCTCATACTATCTTCCCTTGCTACAATATGACCATACTTCTGTAGATATACTTCTGCATCATACATCATTGGAGGCATAGAGTCACTGACAATAAGGTCTTCATCATCATCATTTTGATCAGGAAGTTCCTTTGCTACAATAGAATCATCATAACCTGGACCTCCACCAAACATTAAGTTTTCAAGAGAATCACTAGAACTTACCAGGTATACACTATCTTCTGCTATAAATTCAATGGTAGAATCCTCATCAACTACTGGATAAGGGTTCTTTGTTAAACCAATAATATAGTTAGGATAATTTTTACTGCTCAGTTTTTCTTCTTTGTTTGTTAGCTTTCCATAGAAGCCTCCTCTAGGTTTCACTGTACCACTCCACTCCATTTCTCTTGAAGCATACAGTTCTTCTTCCTTCGCAGTAGAGTCATCTACGAAGTAGCTAATATAGGAATACGAACCTTTAACCGTCATGGTCGAATCATCTCCTAAAGGAAGAAAATAGTCGCCATCAGGGTTAGATGCCTTATTCACGTAATACAAACTATTGGGATCATCTTTTTGATAGAAGACACTCACATAGGCTGGGCAAACCTTGGGCACACATCCATCTAATAGCAAGCAAAAGACAATACCAAAGTATAAAAAAGTTTGTTTCATAAAATATTTAATACCTCCATTACAACAGCAAAATTGATGGAGTTTTCCGCTTCAATCAAATTATGAGAAAAATATTCTATCAATTTTAAAGAATATTTAAATGTTCATCGCATATAAAGTGCCAAAAAAAGTTCAGTTGCTTTGTAATTGGATGTATTGTTGATTTTTTGGTAATTTGCGAAGCAGAAAAGAAGATTATGAAATCAATAATAGCAGAAATAGGAATATTAGTCCGAAAAGAGGTTGAGTTAGAATGGAGAGAAAGGTCTAATCTTAATGGTTTATTATTATTTACAGTAAGCACTATTTTTGTTTGTTACCTGAGTTTCAATCAAAAAAGAGTGGAGCTATCGCCAATTACTTGGAATACTCTTTTTTGGATTATCCAATTATTTGCTGCCTTAAATGGAGCAGCTAAAAGTTTCAACCAAGAGGCAAAAGGGCGATTCTTCTATTACTACCAAATGGTAAGCCCCCAATCCATCATCTTGTCCAAGATGATTTACAATGCCTTCTTAATGTTAATCATCGCATTCCTCGGATTAGGGGTTTATAGTGTTGTACTTGGCAACCCTGTACAAGACCCTTTATTATTCTATGGTAGTGTGTGTTTAGGAGCCATTGGTTTTGCATCATCACTGACGATGGTATCTGGTATTGCTTCCAAGGTTCAAGGAAACAATACATTAATGGCAATATTAGGGCTACCAGCAATCCTTCCAATGATATTAATGCTTATTAAAATTTCTAAAAATGCGATGGACGGAATAGCCCGTAGTCAAAGTATGGACGAATTCTTAGTTATTTTTGCTATTGATGTTATTGTAATTACGGTTTCTTATCTCCTCTTTCCGTATCTTTGGAGGAGTTAAATTAATAAATTAAACAATTCACAAATGAAAAGTGCTTGGTGGAAAATCACCGCAATAGTTCTTCTCGCTTACACTCTGATTATCGGACTCCTGATGGACGTTCCTAGATTAGCGATTTTAAATGAAACGATTCGTAATTTATTCTTCCACGTTCCAATGTGGTTCGGAATGATTCTCGTTCTTCTAGGTTCAATGGTATATTCAATTAAATATTTGAGACATCACAGAATTGAGGACGATATCTGGGCTAATGAATTAACAAATACAGGAATAGTATTCGGTATATTAGGTATTTTAACTGGTGCCGTTTGGGCCAAATACACTTGGGGTGACTGGTGGAGTGGAGACCCTAAACAAAACGCCGCTGCTGGTGGTTTAATGTTTTACTTCGCTTATGTAATTCTGAGAGGTGCTTTTAAAGATGAAGAGCAAAAGGCAAGAATAAGTGCTATTTGGAATATCTTCGCTTTTGCTGTTTTTATTCCACTAATTTTCGTCTTACCTCGTTTAACTGATTCGTTACATCCTGGTAATGGTGGAAACCCTGGTTTTAATGCTTATGACATGGATAGTAAATTACGTATGGTATTTTACCCTGCAGTAATAGGTTGGACACTAATAGGCGTCTGGTTCGCTCAATTAAGAGTAAGAGCCAAAAAAATTGAGAATATTATTTTAGAAAACGATTAAGGTATATAATAGATGAAAAAGTTATTTTCCAGTTTACTTCTTTGGGGTATGATGATAGTCAATACCTTAGCTCAAGGTAAAATCCCTACAACAGAAAGTGATTATGTAAATAATAGCGTAGAAATGGCTGATGCTATGAGAGCTGATGGCAAAATCTATGTAGTAGTTGCAGTGATTGTTACTTTATGGGTAGGATTGATTGTTTACTTGATCAATACTGACCAGAAATTAAAGAAGCTAGAACAATTGGTTAACGACAAATAAAAATTACACCCATGAAAAAGTCACATATTTTCGGTTTGATCATCATTGGTATTATGATTAGTATCCTTGTAGTTACTGCAGGAGATGCTAGTGCATATGTAGATTTCTCTACAGCTTATGAATTAGCTCATGATGGTGATGAAAACAAAGTTCATGTTATTGGTGAACTTCAAAAAGACAAAAATGGAAACGTTATTGGCATCCAATACGATCCTGCTCAAGACGCCAATTATTTGGCTTTTAACCTTGTCGATGACAAGAATGTAATGAAGAGAGTCGTTTGTTATTCTCCTCCTGCTTCAATGAGAGATTTTGAAAAATCTGAAAAAGTAGTAGTGATCGGTAGAGCAAAGAAAGACGGTGATTTTATTGCTTCAGAAATCTTAATGAAATGTCCTTCTAAATACGAAGAGACACAACTTTAAGACAAAGAATACTAGAATATAAAAAGGCTCAATACAATTTACGTATTGAGCCTTATCTATTTTATACAGAAACTTTTTGCTTCTGTTCCTTTTCTTTTTCTCTTCTCAGGTCTTTCACTTTTGCATTTGTAAAAGATAAAAGGTAATCTGCTAAAGTACTATCATCAAGTCTTGTTCTATCAATTACAGTATCATAAGATTCTCTCTTACCTTTTCCGATATGCTCTAGAAAATCATTTCTCAATTTAGAGTACTTCAACATTTTGAGTTTTGCATCTTGAAAGCCCAAATTGTGATTTTCCATAATCTTTGCAACTCTAAATTGATAATTGCTATTCACCTTAATCCTTAGAGCATTCGATAACCCTTCAGCATAGAATCCTCCTCCTCTGCCTAAAATTATCACATTACCTCTTTCAAAGTAGGCATGAATTATAGACTTTAATGTACTATCCAATTTACCATCCAACTTATTATAGCTTGGACTAAACGAATGAATCAACTGCTCAATAAGTCCTTTCTTTTCTTGTGGAACGTATTCTGCAATATCTTTGTATTCAAGATGCAATTCTTCAGATAAATCTCTGATCACAGAGGTATCTATAAGGAGCCACTTTTTAGGACAAAGGTCAAACCCTATTTCTTCCTTATTTAACCGATCTACCAAAAGTTGAGCTACTTTTTTTACAGAAGAGCCATACTCTCTAGAGATCGTTAATACTATTCCTTGAGAGTTAGGTCGATAATGAGAAGAACGATTAAATTCCATCTCAAGATTCTTAATCAATTGATTGAGGACATTCGCTTTCATGACAGTTATGTTTTAAGGTGTTTTTATATAAATGTAATTTAAACACTTATATACTTTTTTACATTGACTGTCATCACCAAACCTAAATGATCTTATCTAAGATATATTTTCCTAATTCTTCTTCAGAAGTAAAAATATCAATCATCAAGGGATTTAACATAGAATTGATCATCGGAGGAATGTGTTCTTCAATCGGAGGATTCATCTCCTTTACGAAAGCCTCTTTATGTTGTTCGATCAATTCTTGTTGTTTTTGATATGCCACACTTAATTTTGAAGCATTATAACCGTTTCTTTTTAGGTAGAGTAAACGTGTATCATTCAACTCATTTTCTTTTAGCCCCATTAAATGACTTCCTAAAGCTTCTGAAATAAAGCTTTTCCCTCCTAATTGTTTTTCTTCCTGATCTAACTGTTGCATTTGAAAATTAAATTATGATATATATAAAATCGTTATTCTCCTCCCATTGTTTCAGCTGCAGTTACTAATAATGTAGAACTGATTCTTTTTTTGAAATTAGGGTTGATATACTCAAAGCTAATTTCTCCATTTTGTTTTACAAAGAAAACCGCAGGAACTGGTAACATTTGGTGTTTTTCTCCAGTAGTTGTAACAATGTCCATTCCTAAGTTTGAAAATCTTTTGAATGCTTTATCATCCAATTCATAAGCCAAACCAAACTTTTTAGAAGCTTCCATATCACTGTCAGATAAAAGCATGTAATTCATCATGTGTTTATCATAAGTTAGTGATAAATGGTCTGGAGTATCAGGTGAAATAGCAATGATTTGATAACCAATACTCACTAAGTAGTCTGATACCTCTCCTAAGCCAGCAAGCTGTTTATTACAGTAAGGGCACCATCCCCCTCTGTAGAAAATTAGTACTGTAGGTTTCTTCTTGATCATTTTTGATAGATCAACCAAGTTGCTCTCTACATCTCTTAAGGAGACTTGTGGAACAGTTTCACCAATTAGTAGAGGCGATATATCATTAGCATTAGTTGGAACATCTTGACCAAATAAATTGAATGAAAGCAGGAAAAAAGTTATCGAAATGATAGATTGTTTAAACATGGTATAAGCTGATTATTTTATTGTCCGTAATTGAGTTTATAAAATTATTTATCAAGTTAAAAATTATCTTTTATATTTTTTCATTAAAGTATGAAATCATGTAATTTGAGAGTATTCTGATTTTTTCCATTATGCAGCAAATACTTAAAACGCTACTTTTTTATCTATTTTGGTTGTCTACAAGTTCTACTTTTGGTCAAAGTACAATGGATTCGCTGCATCAAAACAATTCTCATGTTAGAGATATAATGGATAAAGTAAGTCTTAGTGCTTACTTCTCGAATTCAAAGTTGAATCTTATTTTTAATAATTACCCCCCAAAATCATGGTGGGATAATGATGGTTTAACCCGTAGAAATAGACCCAATGACATTGTTTATAGACCGAATAATAGTTATTTGGTTGGGCTCGGTTTCTCTTTTGGTAACCTTGGAGTAAGAGCCAGTATTCAAACGCCTTATTCCCAATACGATGAAAGCATTTATGGCAAATCAAGTGTTTTCCGTTTAAGAGTAGATGGCTTTGTAAAGAAATGGTATTTAGATGCTGAATATTATCGTTACTCAGGATTCTTAGATTCTACTCCTCAGTATTATGATAGTTTACAAACCACACCTGCCCCATTAATTAGAGATGATATAATTACTAGATCGATTAACCTTCATGGTGTACGATTTAATAATAAGAAATTTAGTTATAAGGCTATTTTCAAACAGAAGGAAATTCAATTAAGAAGTGCATTCACTACTTATTATAAATTTAGATTCAGATCTGAAAACTATAATGCCCTAGAACCATTCTTACCTCCATTAGCTAGAAACCCTGATTCTACATATGGAACAATGACTAAGCTAAGAATGTTTGATTTAACAGCAATTGGAGGTGTTGCAGGTGTACTAGTGTATAAAGGTTTTTATGTTGGAGGAATGCTTGGAATTGGAGCTGGAGGTCAATACCAAACCTTCACTTTACAAGATGGCAGTGATGGACATTATTCTTTTCTTCCTGCACTAGACTTTAAAGCATCAGGTGGATATAATACAGAAAGGCTATTTATCACGATGCAGATTAACTCTGAAATTAGTTATAGTGCATTACCTAACACTTTTAATCAAGAGTTTTTAGCAATCAGTTACTTTACAAGTTTTGAGATCAATTGTGGTTATCGATTTAACATGGGACCTAATTTACACAAAGCTGTTTTATGGGCTAATGATGTTATCAACAGCACAATAAATACAGTGCTTACGGGTGGAAAAGGCACTCATTCTAAAAGAAATAGACCCAATGAAGAATAACTCCAAAGGGTCTTACATACTGATTTATTAAAATTTCTTAGAAGCTTCCTCTTAATTTATAAGTATCAGCAACTTTAGTAATGGCTACCATATATGAGGCAATTCTCATCGATACATTATGTTTTTCTGCAATCTTAAATACTTTCTCAAAAGCTTCTTTCATAATTCTATCTGATCTCCTGTTTACTCTATCTCGAGTCCATTTATACCCTAAACGGTTTTGTACCCATTCGAAATAAGAAACAGTTACGCCTCCAGCATTTGCTAGAATATCTGGCACTACAACAATACCTTTATCATGAAGAATCTTATCCGCTTTTGCTCCAGTAGGACCATTGGCTCCTTCAACAATTAATTTTGCCTTAATATTCTCAGCATTTTTATTGTTGATTACATCTTCTTTTGCTGCAGGTACTAAAACATCAACTTCAAGTTCTAAAAGTTGATCATTTGTGATCAATTCTCCACCTGTAAAGCCTTCTAATGTTTTATATGTTTCTCTGTATTCACTTGCCTCTCTGAGGTCAATTCCATCAGGATTATAAAATGCTCCTGTGTGATCACTGATAGCAACAATTTTCAATCCTTTCTGGTGTAAAAGTTTTGCAGCATTACTACCAACATTACCATATCCTTGGACAGCACAAGTTGCATCATTTGGAGAGATTTTGATTTTTCTCAATGCTTCCATTGCAGAAACCATCACTCCTCTACCTGTTGCTTCTACTCTACCTAGAGATCCTCCCAATACTAGAGGCTTACCGGTAACAACAGCCTGAACAGTTTTACCTTGAGCTTTAGAATATTCATCCATAATCCAAGCCATTTCCTGAGGACCTGTCCCCATATCTGGAGCTGGAATATCGATATCTGGCCCAAAGATCTCATACATTTTTACCGTATAAGCTCTTGTTAGCCTCTCTAATTCACCTTTAGACATTTTCGAAGGGTCACATTTAATCCCTCCTTTTGCTCCACCATATGGAATGTCTACTACAGCACATTTCCAAGTCATCCAAGCTGCCAATGCTTTTACTTCATCAAGGTTCACATCCATATCATAACGGACGCCACCTTTTGAAGGACCTAGAGTGTTTGAATGGATTACACGGTATCCTTCAAATACTTTTTTATGTCCATCATCCATCACAATCGGTAATGAAACAATTACCTGTTTTGCTGGACTTTTTAAGACTTCGTAAGTTTCTAAATCGAGACCTAGTTTTTCAGCGGCAATATTAAATCGCTCCATCATCGACTCAAAGGGATTCTCCTTGTCTGTAATCGGAGCTGGTTCAATGTAACCCATCGCAAGTGTGTGTTTATATATGTGTAAATAGTACGTTTATAACACAAATTACTCAAAAAAGTAGTCACATAAACAAACTATTTAGTAAAATTTCAATCAACAAATATTTTAAAAGTCTATATATCAACTAATTAAACTAATCAGTTAATGATCTATTACTGTAGGACAAACAGGTTAAAAAGAAGTATTGATCGGATTCATTCTTCGATAATCGATTCTGAATTTTCTTAGTTCCGGTATGGATAAAATGATTACCGTACCAATGCGTCAACCCTCCATTTGTATATTTTTCAATTTCATAAGCAGGTGAATAATCCTTGTATGAAATCACCTGACAATCGTGTTTATACTCTAATCTTTCAGATACTTTATAGAAATAACTATCTCTGCTAACATGTAAGAATGCTACCTTTCTATTATCTGCATATGCACCAACAAGTTCAACAGGTAGTTCTGTTTTCAGGTTTCTTGTCAAGTAGGTATTGTCCCAACGCATTTCTCCTGTTTCAAAGTCGAAACCACAAGCTAAAGCCCTTTTGAAATTACATTCGATAGGGAAAGGATAGTTTTCTTTCATCTTCTCATTCACAAGCATACTTGGAATGTATTCCCCTTTTCTAACAATCATATTGTCATAATCCTGAACAAAACCTGAGAAAGTGGGCACTTCAGCTTTAGAATAAAAGCCATCACCAGCATATTTTGCAGTTTCGTTAAATGGGTAAATAAAACTCACTTCATTGATTACAAAGACTACCTGACCATTCATAAACTGAAGTCTATTAGGCATCACTTCTAAACGTAAAGGAACAACTTTATCCTTTTCACGTCTTTTCTGGAATTTCTCTTGGCTCTTTTCTTTCGTTTTTGGGTCTAAGTGACTGTAGAAATTATTAAAGAATGAGAAGTCATAAAATTTTGGATTTAATCGATAACCTCTATTTGATAAAATCATTGAATAAACTCCTTGCGTAGATTCAGATTCATTACCTAAACCATAAGTACCAATCATTACTAATTCA is from Flammeovirga agarivorans and encodes:
- the ccsA gene encoding cytochrome c biogenesis protein CcsA, whose protein sequence is MIHSFIGDLGHISIIVAFVTAIIAAISYRLTAIEKNEVEKQRWKSLARGSFTIHGISVFSIVCILFYMIFNHYYEYHYVWSHSSNNLPAYYIVSSFWEGQEGSFLVWSFWHVLIAFFIIRKSGDWEFDVMFIVAAVQAFLISMVLGITVFGSKIGSSPFILLRDAIEAPVFATNPNFVPEDGTGLNPLLQNIWMVIHPPTLFMGFALTLVPFAFVISALLKKDYQGWVKPSMGWVILAISVLGIGIMMGAYWAYETLNFGGYWNWDPVENAVYVPWLILVAGLHLMIIQHKSFAALKTSMILVVSAFILILYSTFLTRSGVLGEASVHSFTDLGLSGQLLLYLIFFTAIAIVLFVGRWKSMPSDPEEASAYSPEFWLFIGSTVLTLMSFQVLVPTSIPAWNALLSNFGIESNVAPPADAVAFYTKFQLWFAVALALVSGTTQFFFWKRLNKENIWSTLSIPYVATMLITALIIILGNVHQPTYIILLTAAIFSLVANTQVLIQYTKGKIAVSGGSVSHIGVALMLLGILSSSGYEQVISLNTSGRIYNSEFPEEMNKENVLLFRGHSKRMGKYYLTYKGPRLTSQDVPGYFNKDFVKQKASDPYKAVVVEDIIVDGETKAQVGDEIQIYNENIYYEIEYKSDDGEMFSLFPRVQDNEDMGPIPSPDIASFWNKDMYTHITNLAVSDEEVEWTMQDPLKMSIGDTTYLNDYVVIFDGVKPLEKAPGYNIKPEDVALQATLRVLVGNNKSIDLKPSYILTKVKRMGIDGVMEDWEAGMLPSTDRELGLRVVLKEILPKENSFVFTAETTQKDWVIMKAVEKPFISILWIGTILLGIGTGISSYRRFKEAKQKNKGSKNAINSDKKENVLV
- a CDS encoding heme exporter protein CcmB gives rise to the protein MKSIIAEIGILVRKEVELEWRERSNLNGLLLFTVSTIFVCYLSFNQKRVELSPITWNTLFWIIQLFAALNGAAKSFNQEAKGRFFYYYQMVSPQSIILSKMIYNAFLMLIIAFLGLGVYSVVLGNPVQDPLLFYGSVCLGAIGFASSLTMVSGIASKVQGNNTLMAILGLPAILPMILMLIKISKNAMDGIARSQSMDEFLVIFAIDVIVITVSYLLFPYLWRS
- the ccsA gene encoding cytochrome c biogenesis protein CcsA; its protein translation is MKSAWWKITAIVLLAYTLIIGLLMDVPRLAILNETIRNLFFHVPMWFGMILVLLGSMVYSIKYLRHHRIEDDIWANELTNTGIVFGILGILTGAVWAKYTWGDWWSGDPKQNAAAGGLMFYFAYVILRGAFKDEEQKARISAIWNIFAFAVFIPLIFVLPRLTDSLHPGNGGNPGFNAYDMDSKLRMVFYPAVIGWTLIGVWFAQLRVRAKKIENIILEND
- a CDS encoding CcmD family protein; its protein translation is MKKLFSSLLLWGMMIVNTLAQGKIPTTESDYVNNSVEMADAMRADGKIYVVVAVIVTLWVGLIVYLINTDQKLKKLEQLVNDK
- a CDS encoding cytochrome c maturation protein CcmE domain-containing protein, which translates into the protein MKKSHIFGLIIIGIMISILVVTAGDASAYVDFSTAYELAHDGDENKVHVIGELQKDKNGNVIGIQYDPAQDANYLAFNLVDDKNVMKRVVCYSPPASMRDFEKSEKVVVIGRAKKDGDFIASEILMKCPSKYEETQL
- a CDS encoding cytidylate kinase-like family protein, which produces MKANVLNQLIKNLEMEFNRSSHYRPNSQGIVLTISREYGSSVKKVAQLLVDRLNKEEIGFDLCPKKWLLIDTSVIRDLSEELHLEYKDIAEYVPQEKKGLIEQLIHSFSPSYNKLDGKLDSTLKSIIHAYFERGNVIILGRGGGFYAEGLSNALRIKVNSNYQFRVAKIMENHNLGFQDAKLKMLKYSKLRNDFLEHIGKGKRESYDTVIDRTRLDDSTLADYLLSFTNAKVKDLRREKEKEQKQKVSV
- a CDS encoding peroxiredoxin-like family protein, with amino-acid sequence MFKQSIISITFFLLSFNLFGQDVPTNANDISPLLIGETVPQVSLRDVESNLVDLSKMIKKKPTVLIFYRGGWCPYCNKQLAGLGEVSDYLVSIGYQIIAISPDTPDHLSLTYDKHMMNYMLLSDSDMEASKKFGLAYELDDKAFKRFSNLGMDIVTTTGEKHQMLPVPAVFFVKQNGEISFEYINPNFKKRISSTLLVTAAETMGGE
- a CDS encoding DUF4421 family protein — translated: MQQILKTLLFYLFWLSTSSTFGQSTMDSLHQNNSHVRDIMDKVSLSAYFSNSKLNLIFNNYPPKSWWDNDGLTRRNRPNDIVYRPNNSYLVGLGFSFGNLGVRASIQTPYSQYDESIYGKSSVFRLRVDGFVKKWYLDAEYYRYSGFLDSTPQYYDSLQTTPAPLIRDDIITRSINLHGVRFNNKKFSYKAIFKQKEIQLRSAFTTYYKFRFRSENYNALEPFLPPLARNPDSTYGTMTKLRMFDLTAIGGVAGVLVYKGFYVGGMLGIGAGGQYQTFTLQDGSDGHYSFLPALDFKASGGYNTERLFITMQINSEISYSALPNTFNQEFLAISYFTSFEINCGYRFNMGPNLHKAVLWANDVINSTINTVLTGGKGTHSKRNRPNEE
- a CDS encoding Glu/Leu/Phe/Val family dehydrogenase; its protein translation is MGYIEPAPITDKENPFESMMERFNIAAEKLGLDLETYEVLKSPAKQVIVSLPIVMDDGHKKVFEGYRVIHSNTLGPSKGGVRYDMDVNLDEVKALAAWMTWKCAVVDIPYGGAKGGIKCDPSKMSKGELERLTRAYTVKMYEIFGPDIDIPAPDMGTGPQEMAWIMDEYSKAQGKTVQAVVTGKPLVLGGSLGRVEATGRGVMVSAMEALRKIKISPNDATCAVQGYGNVGSNAAKLLHQKGLKIVAISDHTGAFYNPDGIDLREASEYRETYKTLEGFTGGELITNDQLLELEVDVLVPAAKEDVINNKNAENIKAKLIVEGANGPTGAKADKILHDKGIVVVPDILANAGGVTVSYFEWVQNRLGYKWTRDRVNRRSDRIMKEAFEKVFKIAEKHNVSMRIASYMVAITKVADTYKLRGSF